The nucleotide sequence AAGACCGCGCGCCGCTACCATCATGCGGCCGGCAATCCGCACAAGAACAAGCTGATCACCTTCTCCAACGCCTTCCACGGGCGGACGATGGCGACCATTTCGGCGACCGACCAGGCCAAGCTGCGCGACGGTTTCGCGCCGCTGCTGGAAGGCTTCGAGGTGGTCGCGTTCGACGATCTCGACGCCGCGCTGGCGGCGATCGACGAGAATACGGCGGGCTTCCTGGTCGAGCCGGTACAGGGCGAGGGCGGCATCCGCCCGGCATCCCCGGAATTCCTGCAGGGTCTGCGCAAGGCGTGCGACGAGCATGACCTGATGCTGGTGCTGGACGAGGTGCAATGCGGCGTCGCGCGCACCGGCACCCTCTATGCCTATGAGCAATATGGCATCGTTCCGGACATCGTCGCGACCGCCAAGGGCATCGGCGGCGGCTTTCCGCTCGGCGCCTGCCTTGCCACCGAGAAAGCGGCGAGCGGCATGGTCATCGGCACCCACGGTTCCACCTATGGCGGCAATCCGCTGGCGATGGCGGCCGGCATGGCGGTACTCGACGTGGTCGCGACTCCGGAGTTCCTCGCCCATGTCCGCGAGACCGGGCAGCGGCTTCGTTCGGCGCTTGAGCAGATGATCCCCAACCACGATCATCTGTTCGAGAGCGTGCGGGGCCTCGGCCTGATGCTCGGCGTCAAGATGAAGACCGACAGCCGCGCCTTCGTCGGCTATCTGCGCAGCCGCGGCATCCTGACGGTGGCGGCGGGCGACAATGTCGTTCGCGTGCTTCCGCCGCTGATCATCGAGGACGCCGACATCCGCGCCTTCGTCGACGGGCTGAGCGCGGCGGCGGCGGACTATGAGGCGCCGGCGCAGGCGGCCTGAGCCGCGCGTGACGGAGGGGACATGGCCCGCTGCCTTGCAATCTGCTGCGGGCAGCCCATATTATGTCGGCTATCAGTCGCAAGTTTTGACGGTCTACGGCGCTTTGCGGCTCCTTACTCCCTCTCTCCTCGCTGCTTCTAGCGTCGCGTCCGGCGTTCGGGCGCGTCACGAGAAGGACACCAATCATGATCACCGGAACCGTGAAATTCTTCAACGCCGACAAGGGCTATGGCTTCATCTCGCCGGACGATGGGTCGGGCGATGCCTTTGTCCACATCACGGCCGTCGAAGCGGCCGGCATGCAGACGCTCGATCGCGAGCAGCGCGTCAACTATGAGCTCCAGAGCGGCCGTGACGGCCGTGCCAGCGCGGTGAACCTCACCGCCGCTTAAGGCTCCCAGCGAGGCCCGCCGGCAGCCGCCGCGCGGGCCTTCTTCTTCCTCAAGCTGGAAAGGTCCGCCCCCATGTCCACCCTCGAATTCTACGCCGAGCGCGCCGCCGAATGCCGTCGCAATGCCGACGCATCGACCCTCGACAATGTGCGCCAGCGCAACCTCGACGCCGCTTCCGCCTGGGAAGCCATGGCCGATCGGCTGGTCCGCACCAACGCGCACCGCGAAGCCAATGAAGTGGCCCGGGCCGCCCGCGAGGCCTGAGGCAGATCAGGTCGTCCCGGCCATGGCCGGGACCTCCTTTCTCCGCGACGACGCTTCGCCCGAGGCCCCGGCCCTTGCCGGGACAAGGGCCGCTCTTGGCAGTCGCCGCCGGCTTCCTATCTTTCCTGCATGACTCCCGACATCTCGAACCTCGACGCCGCGCTTGGCGTTACCGTGCCCGCGCGGCACGCCCGGGGCCGGGCCGCCCGGCTCGGGCCTTCGATCGACCAGATCCTGTCCGCCCACG is from Sphingomonas sp. LHG3406-1 and encodes:
- a CDS encoding aspartate aminotransferase family protein — its product is MAITPLMPVYPRCDVRPVRGEGVYLIGENGERYLDFASGIAVNLLGHSHPHLIGAIQKQTETLMHVSNLYGSPQGEALARRLTELTFADTVFFTNSGAEAVECAIKTARRYHHAAGNPHKNKLITFSNAFHGRTMATISATDQAKLRDGFAPLLEGFEVVAFDDLDAALAAIDENTAGFLVEPVQGEGGIRPASPEFLQGLRKACDEHDLMLVLDEVQCGVARTGTLYAYEQYGIVPDIVATAKGIGGGFPLGACLATEKAASGMVIGTHGSTYGGNPLAMAAGMAVLDVVATPEFLAHVRETGQRLRSALEQMIPNHDHLFESVRGLGLMLGVKMKTDSRAFVGYLRSRGILTVAAGDNVVRVLPPLIIEDADIRAFVDGLSAAAADYEAPAQAA
- a CDS encoding cold-shock protein, whose protein sequence is MITGTVKFFNADKGYGFISPDDGSGDAFVHITAVEAAGMQTLDREQRVNYELQSGRDGRASAVNLTAA